One segment of Manihot esculenta cultivar AM560-2 chromosome 4, M.esculenta_v8, whole genome shotgun sequence DNA contains the following:
- the LOC110612937 gene encoding protein BIG GRAIN 1-like B gives MDNWEKPVREDRFRHKHRQNPSFSSTLLDAIYRSIDESNDKGEEELIFYKETMRKKHSNGFKGDERIATLQKACMIEKWMEEKVSYEKVAVRRKSVGDFDKNAPKDFDPKPPPMLLNSSSSSSESSCGGGFSSSESESTYGLSSSRSSSICAMQRPKPIRTSVSARPERYERCVDEISMYHHERKYSNYAPTQKPKHEGSFGKTKSRALKFYGDLKKVKQPISPGGRLASFLNSLFTAGNAKKAKISSSLSGCEERKIKSEQTSKCSSTSSFSRSCLSKTSSARGNKLSNGTKRSVRFYPVSVIVDEDSRPCGHKSLYANHEETSMAVTSTRNLANEELKLHVMNESRRVEKVARDLLKNYQKKQEEFAARELFCNGNGESSAEEEEEDDDDEEVASCASSDLFELDNLSAIGIERYREELPVYETTHLDKNRVIANGIIL, from the coding sequence ATGGATAACTGGGAGAAACCAGTCAGAGAAGATCGCTTTCGACACAAACATAGACAAaatccttctttttcttccacTCTTCTTGATGCAATTTACCGTTCTATAGATGAATCCAACgataaaggagaagaagagCTGATTTTCTACAAAGAAACTATGAGGAAGAAGCATAGCAACGGTTTCAAAGGAGATGAAAGGATTGCAACTCTGCAAAAAGCTTGCATGATAGAGAAATGGATGGAAGAAAAAGTAAGCTATGAAAAGGTAGCAGTTCGGAGAAAATCCGTAGGAGATTTCGATAAAAATGCTCCAAAGGATTTCGATCCTAAACCACCTCCTATGTTACTGAACTCCAGCTCTAGTTCCTCAGAATCTAGCTGTGGAGGTGGGTTTTCTTCCTCAGAATCTGAGTCTACTTATGGTCTCAGCTCATCAAGATCATCATCAATTTGCGCCATGCAAAGGCCTAAGCCTATTCGAACCAGCGTTTCTGCACGGCCGGAGAGATACGAAAGATGTGTAGATGAAATTTCTATGTATCATCATGAGAGAAAATATTCAAATTATGCACCAACACAAAAGCCAAAACACGAGGGCAGTTTTGGGAAGACGAAATCCAGAGCCTTAAAGTTTTATGGCGATCTCAAGAAGGTAAAGCAGCCTATTTCACCTGGGGGTCGGCTTGCAAGCTTTCTCAACTCTCTTTTCACTGCGGGAAATGCTAAGAAAGCCAAGATTTCATCTTCGTTGTCGGGGTGTGAGGAAAGAAAAATTAAGTCTGAGCAGACATCGAAATGTTCTTCAACTTCTTCATTTTCAAGGTCTTGCTTAAGCAAGACTTCTTCCGCTAGAGGGAATAAATTGAGCAATGGAACAAAAAGGTCTGTGAGGTTCTACCCAGTTAGTGTGATTGTGGATGAGGATTCTAGACCTTGCGGACACAAAAGTCTCTATGCAAATCATGAAGAGACTTCAATGGCAGTCACTTCTACAAGAAATCTCGCAAATGAAGAGCTCAAGTTACATGTCATGAACGAAAGTCGCAGGGTTGAGAAAGTTGCAAGGGATCTCTTAAAGAACTATCAGAAGAAGCAAGAGGAGTTTGCTGCAAGAGAACTTTTTTGCAACGGAAATGGAGAGTCTagtgcagaagaagaagaagaagatgatgatgatgaagaagtaGCAAGTTGTGCAAGTTCTGATTTGTTTGAATTGGATAATCTTTCTGCTATTGGGATTGAAAGGTATCGTGAAGAATTGCCTGTGTATGAAACAACACATCTTGATAAGAATCGAGTCATTGCTAATGGCATAATTCTGTAA
- the LOC110612821 gene encoding vacuolar protein sorting-associated protein 2 homolog 1: protein MSFLFGKRKTPAELLRENKRMIDKSIREIERERQGLQAQEKKLIVEIKKNAKQGQMGAVRVMAKDLIRTRHQIEKFYKLKSQLQGVALRIQTLKSTQAMGEAMKGVTKAMGQMNRQMNLPSLQKIMQEFERQNEKMEMVTEVMGDAIDDALEGDAEEEETEELVNQVLDEIGIDINNELVNAPSAAVSAPAAKDKVAQAESTGTHEESGIDDDLQARLDNLRRM, encoded by the exons ATGAGTTTTCTATTTGGCAAGAGAAAGACGCCTGCAG AGCTTCTGAGGGAGAATAAGAGGATGATAGATAAGTCGATTAGAGAAATAGAAAGGGAAAGACAGGGTCTTCAAGCTCAAGAAAAGAAGCTGATCGTTGAGATAAAGAAGAATGCTAAACAAGGGCAGATG GGAGCTGTTAGGGTAATGGCAAAAGACCTCATAAGAACACGACATCAGATTGAAAAGTTTTATAAGCTTAAATCACAACTCCAGGGTGTAGCTTTGAGAATCCAG ACACTGAAATCAACTCAAGCAATGGGAGAGGCCATGAAAGGTGTCACAAAGGCAATGGGCCAGATGAATAGGCAGATGAACTTGCCGTCATTGCAGAAGATAATGCAAGAGTTTGAGAGGCAGAACGAAAAGATGGAAATGGTTACTGAGGTTATGGGAGATGCTATTGATGATGCTTTGGAAGGAGAtgctgaagaagaagaaacggAAGAGCTTGTAAATCAGGTGCTTGATGAGATTGGAATTGACATCAATAATGAG CTGGTGAATGCACCGTCAGCTGCTGTCTCTGCACCAGCAGCAAAGGACAAGGTTGCCCAAGCTGAATCAACTGGAACTCATGAAGAGAGTGGGATAGATGATGATTTACAGGCAAGATTAGATAATTTAAGAAGGATGTGA
- the LOC110612695 gene encoding putative RING-H2 finger protein ATL53, protein MAMLWYGLVLFGTIAIAFAVYLLVMTRWCTPHDVFSHPGLTSPAQQITSASLNLSTYSASTFKYKKGIGNSEVPETECIICLSDFEDEEYVRQLSHCRHLFHATCVDMWLYSHSDCPLCRTPIHRLDSNDGVLTTENSTEGLLDIRISS, encoded by the coding sequence ATGGCCATGCTTTGGTATGGTCTTGTGCTGTTTGGAACCATTGCTATTGCATTTGCAGTGTATCTTCTGGTAATGACAAGATGGTGCACACCCCATGATGTGTTTTCTCATCCAGGATTAACTAGCCCTGCACAGCAGATTACCAGTGCTTCACTGAACCTGAGTACATATTCAGCTTCAACGTTCAAGTATAAGAAAGGAATTGGAAATTCAGAAGTACCTGAAACTGAATGCATTATCTGCTTATCAGATTTTGAGGACGAGGAATATGTTCGGCAGCTTTCACATTGCAGGCACTTATTTCATGCTACCTGTGTAGACATGTGGCTTTACTCTCATTCTGACTGTCCACTTTGCCGGACACCAATCCATCGACTGGATTCTAATGATGGCGTATTGACAACGGAGAACTCCACAGAGGGCCTGCTAGATATTAGAATTTCATCTTGA
- the LOC110612793 gene encoding F-box protein At5g49610, producing the protein MEIEIVQYSSPTLPEDMIFQVLTRVTYETLKQCRLASKWWNHLTYGSMFIELHCQRTAMVAGYFIQAFEKYKKKSIFICKDSPLVVHESPSLEFLPERMKIEAVSNEGLVYCVSSTYNGLKPRHYVCKPTTKEWVKMPNPKTKFLTYKAAIVLLHSKPLHYKIVRFSEPQYRQSRRYFIMLCEIFDSKRGVWKWSEDIKLGIPDFLNDGMAIYAKGAIHWLTNCGKILAFDVRSETWKLMSLPQQLVDDNNHELCSKKLVQREGKLAILCERGVKLEIWVMENYFRQTWKIEEEVLVNSCGSVVDLFANDIALVLGYGCVTFYNFHGGNSTTCKVDEHFYPHNAFPFYSDFEPVFLSG; encoded by the exons ATGGAGATTGAGATAGTCCAATATTCATCTCCAACATTGCCTGAAGATATGATCTTTCAAGTTCTAACTAGGGTTACATATGAAACTCTCAAGCAATGCAGACTAGCCAGCAAATGGTGGAACCATTTAACCTATGGTTCAATGTTCATAGAGCTTCACTGTCAAAGAACTGCCATGGTGGCTGGATATTTCATCCAAGCTTTTGAAAAGtacaaaaaaaaatctatcTTTATTTGCAAAGATAGTCCGCTTGTGGTTCATGAGTCACCTTCATTGGAATTCTTACCTGAGAGGATGAAGATTGAAGCAGTTTCCAATGAAGGGCTGGTGTATTGTGTGAGCTCTACATATAATGGCCTAAAACCAAGGCATTACGTTTGTAAGCCTACTACTAAAGAATGGGTGAAAATGCCAAACCCTAAAACAAAATTTTTGACTTATAAAGCTGCCATTGTTCTTCTCCATTCTAAACCTTTGCATTACAAGATTGTGAGATTCTCAGAGCCTCAATATCGACAATCTAGACG ATATTTCATTATGTTATGTGAAATTTTCGATTCGAAAAGGGGAGTTTGGAAATGGTCAGAGGATATAAAATTAGGCATACCTGATTTCTTGAATGATGGAATGGCTATTTATGCAAAGGGAGCAATTCATTGGCTCACAAACTGTGGGAAGATTCTAGCATTTGATGTCAGAAGTGAGACATGGAAGCTAATGTCCTTGCCACAACAACTAGTTGATGACAATAATCATGAGCTTTGTAGCAAGAAGCTGGTGCAACGTGAAGGAAAACTGGCAATTTTATGCGAGAGAGGTGTGAAATTGGAGATTTGGGTGATGGAGAATTATTTTAGGCAGACTTGGAAGATTGAAGAAGAAGTGTTGGTGAACAGTTGTGGGAGTGTTGTTGATCTTTTTGCAAATGATATTGCCCTTGTTTTAGGGTATGGTTGTGTGACATTTTACAATTTTCATGGTGGAAATTCAACTACTTGTAAGGTTGATGAGCATTTTTATCCTCATAATGCTTTTCCTTTCTACTCAGATTTTGAGCCTGTATTTCTTTCTGGGTAG
- the LOC110613827 gene encoding developmentally-regulated G-protein 2 → MGIIEKIKEIEAEMARTQKNKATEYHLGQLKAKIAKLRTQLLEPPKGSSGGGDGFEVTKYGHGRVALIGFPSVGKSTLLTMLTGTHSEAASYEFTTLTCIPGIIHYNDTKIQLLDLPGIIEGASEGKGRGRQVIAVSKSSDIVLMVLDASKSEGHRQILTRELEAVGLRLNKRPPQIYFKKKKTGGISFNSTLPLTHVDEKLCYQILHEYKIHNAEVLFREDATVDDLIDVIEGNRKYMKCIYVYNKIDVIGIDDVDKLARQPNSIVISCNLKLNLDRLLAKMWEEMGLVRVYTKPQGQQPDFSDPVVLSADRGGCTVEDFCNHIHRSLVKDVKYVLVWGLSARHYPQHCGLSHVLQDEDVVQIVKKKEKEDGGRGRFKSHSTAPARISDREKKAPLKT, encoded by the exons ATGGGGATAATCGAGAAGATTAAAGAAATCGAAGCCGAGATGGCTCGAACCCAGAAAAATAAAGCTACAG AGTATCATCTTGGTCAGCTCAAGGCAAAGATAGCAAAGTTAAGGACACAACTGTTGGAGCCTCCTAAa GGTTCTAGCGGTGGTGGAGATGGTTTTGAAGTTACAAAATATGGCCATGGACGTGTTGCACTGATAGGatttccaag TGTTGGGAAGTCAACTCTTTTGACAATGTTAACTGGCACTCACTCGGAAGCTGCATCATATGAGTTCACAACACTTACCTGTATTCCTGGGATTATACATTACAATGATACTAAAATTCAGCTGCTTGACCTTCCGGGAATTATTGAGGGTGCTTCAGAAGGCAAGGGACGTGGAAGACAG GTTATTGCTGTTTCCAAGTCTTCAGATATAGTCTTGATGGTTCTTGACGCCTCAAAA AGTGAGGGCCATCGGCAAATATTGACTAGGGAACTGGAAGCTGTGGGTTTACGTTTGAACAAGAGACCACCTCAA ATTTACTTCAAGAAGAAAAAAACTGGTGGCATCTCTTTCAACAGCACTCTACCTTTAACTCACGTAGATGAGAAACTCTGTTATCAGATTTTACATGAATACAAAATTCACAATGCAGAG GTGCTATTTCGTGAGGATGCCACAGTCGATGATCTCATCGATGTCATTGAGGGTAATCGAAAATACATGAAATGTATTTATGTTTACAACAAGATAGATGTTATTGGTATTGATGATGTGGACAAGTTAGCTCGCCAACCAAATTCTATTGTCATTAGCTGCAATTTGAAG CTCAACTTAGACAGACTGCTTGCAAAGATGTGGGAAGAAATGGGGCTAGTGAGAGTCTATACAAAACCACAAGGCCAGCAACCTGATTTCTCTGATCCTGTAGTTCTTTCAGCT GATAGAGGTGGCTGCACAGTTGAAGACTTCTGTAATCACATACACAGGAGTTTAGTGAAGGATGTGAAGTACGTTCTGGTGTGGGGCTTGAGTGCACGACATTACCCTCAACACTGTGGCCTTAGTCATGTTCTCCAAGATGAGGATGTGGTTCAAATTGTCAAGAAAAAG GAAAAGGAAGATGGAGGTAGAGGTCGGTTCAAATCACATTCAACAGCTCCTGCTCGAATATCAGACAGAGAGAAGAAAGCTCCCTTAAAGACTTAA
- the LOC110613543 gene encoding uncharacterized protein LOC110613543 isoform X1, which translates to METEFGVEGNDERKYEEAGFRKIYSSLSSTKQLTDPVVYKLVRVEGDGRLVPATDDEVMEVKGLLIDEKNKMRIVTDTGQPMGCISNEVSSSGMLLQLESSEGLSQSENTEVDPEKLHARLEYIEEMLQRVKEEERLRLSCGSADYSSAYVIIDSQCSDQHDKLPAIDEKLQCEIPLQETVPSLAPSLIESHLHQSGSIDKCLNSPKKPTEGGALTSTGVATSKPDFSKLKEEICLDNLSIKELHETFKATFGRETTVKDKQWLKRRITMGLTNSCDVSATTFIIKDNKLVKKGKEDCCDNGDGAFANDPPTGATINGSQQEAPITHGGQVEDQVVSDKRSRSVGDNSGSEDHHAEHRAVKRVRKPTKRYIEELSEVESKESSGKSNSKLKCSGLGQMSSKSHIGSVGNISSDGRTVVTRTDSLGGSGIQIPCVSRVRRSRPRKNFMALLEFNPSSMSVTAAQLKKALNAHNILLDNDESEKDRSPPAKFVGVTDKDIQISAIDAVGGHHKVLKLVDSTGASDDNVVTVPTSKGGIRRKHHRAWTLSEVMKLVEGVSRYGAGRWSEIKRLAFASYSYRTSVDLKDKWRNLLKASFSQIPSDKGINCRKNAASVPIPEPILLRVRELAAMQCQVPPSLNSSKGGGSGSSADSVHEKQSGYL; encoded by the exons ATGGAAACAGAGTTTGGAGTTGAGGGTAATGATGAACGGAAGTATGAAGAAGCTGGGTTTCGGAAAATTTACTCTTCTCTGTCTTCAACCAAGCAGCTCACTGATCCCGTTGTATACAAGCTTGTGCGG GTGGAAGGAGATGGGAGGTTAGTGCCTGCAACAGATGATGAAGTTATGGAGGTTAAGGGTCTGCTCATAGATGAAAAGAACAAAATGCGTATTGTTACAGACACTGGGCAGCCTATGGGGTGCATTTCCAATGAAGTATCTTCCTCTGGCATGCTGCTCCAGTTGGAAAGCTCAGAAG GTTTGTCACAATCTGAAAACACTGAAGTTGATCCAGAAAAATTACATGCACGGCTTGAG TACATTGAGGAGATGTTGCAAAGGGTGAAAGAGGAAGAGAGGCTCCGGTTATCATGTGGATCTGCTGATTATTCTTCTGCATATGTCATTATAGACAGCCAGTGTTCTGATCAGCATGATAAATTGCCTGCTATTGATGAGAAGCTCCAATGTGAAATTCCCTTGCAGGAGACTGTCCCTTCCTTGGCACCAAGTTTGATTGAAAGCCATTTGCATCAATCAGGGAGCATTGACAAGTGTTTAAATAGTCCAAAAAAACCGACAGAAGGTGGAGCTTTGACATCTACCGGTGTTGCTACTTCAAAACCTGATTTTTCCAAGTTAAAGGAGGAAATATGCTTAGACAATTTGTCAATTAAAGAACTACATGAAACTTTTAAAGCAACATTTGGGCGAGAAACTACTGTCAAGGACAAGCAGTGGCTTAAGAGAAGAATCACCATGGGACTAACTAATTCTTGTGATGTTTCAGCAACAACTTTCATAATTAAAGATAACAAATTAGTTAAGAAAGGCAAAGAAGACTGTTGTGATAATGGAGATGGCGCCTTTGCCAATGATCCTCCAACGGGGGCAACAATAAATGGCAGTCAGCAAGAGGCACCAATTACCCATGGTGGCCAAGTGGAAGATCAAGTTGTTTCTGACAAAAGAAGTCGTAGTGTAGGTGATAATTCTGGAAGTGAAGATCATCACGCAGAACATAGAGCTGTCAAACGAGTTCGGAAGCCTACAAAGCGGTACATTGAAGAACTTTCAGAAGTAGAATCCAAAGAGTCCAGTGGAAAATCAAATAGTAAACTAAAATGTTCTGGGCTTGGACAGATGTCCTCAAAATCTCACATTGGATCTGTTGGAAATATCTCTTCAGATGGGAGAACTGTTGTGACAAGGACAGATTCCCTTGGAGGATCTGGGATTCAGATTCCATGTGTTTCTCGAGTTCGAAGAAGCCGTCCACGGAAAAATTTCATGGCTCTTCTG GAGTTCAATCCAAGTAGCATGAGCGTGACAGCTGCACAGTTAAAGAAGGCACTCAATGCACATAATATTCTACTAGATAATGATGAGAGTGAGAAAGATCGATCTCCCCCTGCCAAG TTTGTAGGTGTAACAGACAAAGATATACAGATCTCAGCAATAGATGCAGTTGGGGGCCATCATAAGGTGCTGAAACTAGTGGATTCAACTGGGGCTTCAGATGATAATGTAGTCACGGTGCCTACATCCAAAGGTGGAATTAGAAGGAAGCATCATCGAGCTTGGACACTCTCTGAGGTTATGAAGCTAGTTGAGGGTGTATCTAGGTATGGGGCTGGAAGGTGGTCTGAGATCAAGCGACTTGCATTTGCATCCTATTCGTATCGCACCTCTGTTGATCTGAAG GATAAATGGAGGAATCTGCTGAAAGCTAGCTTTTCACAGATACCTTCGGATAAAGGG ATAAATTGCCGAAAAAATGCAGCTTCAGTTCCAATTCCTGAACCAATTTTATTGAGAGTTAGAGAGCTTGCTGCGATGCAGTGTCAGGTTCCACCAAGTCTAAACTCAAGCAAGGGGGGTGGAAGTGGAAGTAGTGCAGATAGTGTACATGAAAAACAATCAGGGTACTTGTAA
- the LOC110613543 gene encoding uncharacterized protein LOC110613543 isoform X3 translates to MEVKGLLIDEKNKMRIVTDTGQPMGCISNEVSSSGMLLQLESSEGLSQSENTEVDPEKLHARLEYIEEMLQRVKEEERLRLSCGSADYSSAYVIIDSQCSDQHDKLPAIDEKLQCEIPLQETVPSLAPSLIESHLHQSGSIDKCLNSPKKPTEGGALTSTGVATSKPDFSKLKEEICLDNLSIKELHETFKATFGRETTVKDKQWLKRRITMGLTNSCDVSATTFIIKDNKLVKKGKEDCCDNGDGAFANDPPTGATINGSQQEAPITHGGQVEDQVVSDKRSRSVGDNSGSEDHHAEHRAVKRVRKPTKRYIEELSEVESKESSGKSNSKLKCSGLGQMSSKSHIGSVGNISSDGRTVVTRTDSLGGSGIQIPCVSRVRRSRPRKNFMALLEFNPSSMSVTAAQLKKALNAHNILLDNDESEKDRSPPAKFVGVTDKDIQISAIDAVGGHHKVLKLVDSTGASDDNVVTVPTSKGGIRRKHHRAWTLSEVMKLVEGVSRYGAGRWSEIKRLAFASYSYRTSVDLKDKWRNLLKASFSQIPSDKGINCRKNAASVPIPEPILLRVRELAAMQCQVPPSLNSSKGGGSGSSADSVHEKQSGYL, encoded by the exons ATGGAGGTTAAGGGTCTGCTCATAGATGAAAAGAACAAAATGCGTATTGTTACAGACACTGGGCAGCCTATGGGGTGCATTTCCAATGAAGTATCTTCCTCTGGCATGCTGCTCCAGTTGGAAAGCTCAGAAG GTTTGTCACAATCTGAAAACACTGAAGTTGATCCAGAAAAATTACATGCACGGCTTGAG TACATTGAGGAGATGTTGCAAAGGGTGAAAGAGGAAGAGAGGCTCCGGTTATCATGTGGATCTGCTGATTATTCTTCTGCATATGTCATTATAGACAGCCAGTGTTCTGATCAGCATGATAAATTGCCTGCTATTGATGAGAAGCTCCAATGTGAAATTCCCTTGCAGGAGACTGTCCCTTCCTTGGCACCAAGTTTGATTGAAAGCCATTTGCATCAATCAGGGAGCATTGACAAGTGTTTAAATAGTCCAAAAAAACCGACAGAAGGTGGAGCTTTGACATCTACCGGTGTTGCTACTTCAAAACCTGATTTTTCCAAGTTAAAGGAGGAAATATGCTTAGACAATTTGTCAATTAAAGAACTACATGAAACTTTTAAAGCAACATTTGGGCGAGAAACTACTGTCAAGGACAAGCAGTGGCTTAAGAGAAGAATCACCATGGGACTAACTAATTCTTGTGATGTTTCAGCAACAACTTTCATAATTAAAGATAACAAATTAGTTAAGAAAGGCAAAGAAGACTGTTGTGATAATGGAGATGGCGCCTTTGCCAATGATCCTCCAACGGGGGCAACAATAAATGGCAGTCAGCAAGAGGCACCAATTACCCATGGTGGCCAAGTGGAAGATCAAGTTGTTTCTGACAAAAGAAGTCGTAGTGTAGGTGATAATTCTGGAAGTGAAGATCATCACGCAGAACATAGAGCTGTCAAACGAGTTCGGAAGCCTACAAAGCGGTACATTGAAGAACTTTCAGAAGTAGAATCCAAAGAGTCCAGTGGAAAATCAAATAGTAAACTAAAATGTTCTGGGCTTGGACAGATGTCCTCAAAATCTCACATTGGATCTGTTGGAAATATCTCTTCAGATGGGAGAACTGTTGTGACAAGGACAGATTCCCTTGGAGGATCTGGGATTCAGATTCCATGTGTTTCTCGAGTTCGAAGAAGCCGTCCACGGAAAAATTTCATGGCTCTTCTG GAGTTCAATCCAAGTAGCATGAGCGTGACAGCTGCACAGTTAAAGAAGGCACTCAATGCACATAATATTCTACTAGATAATGATGAGAGTGAGAAAGATCGATCTCCCCCTGCCAAG TTTGTAGGTGTAACAGACAAAGATATACAGATCTCAGCAATAGATGCAGTTGGGGGCCATCATAAGGTGCTGAAACTAGTGGATTCAACTGGGGCTTCAGATGATAATGTAGTCACGGTGCCTACATCCAAAGGTGGAATTAGAAGGAAGCATCATCGAGCTTGGACACTCTCTGAGGTTATGAAGCTAGTTGAGGGTGTATCTAGGTATGGGGCTGGAAGGTGGTCTGAGATCAAGCGACTTGCATTTGCATCCTATTCGTATCGCACCTCTGTTGATCTGAAG GATAAATGGAGGAATCTGCTGAAAGCTAGCTTTTCACAGATACCTTCGGATAAAGGG ATAAATTGCCGAAAAAATGCAGCTTCAGTTCCAATTCCTGAACCAATTTTATTGAGAGTTAGAGAGCTTGCTGCGATGCAGTGTCAGGTTCCACCAAGTCTAAACTCAAGCAAGGGGGGTGGAAGTGGAAGTAGTGCAGATAGTGTACATGAAAAACAATCAGGGTACTTGTAA
- the LOC110613543 gene encoding uncharacterized protein LOC110613543 isoform X2: protein METEFGVEGNDERKYEEAGFRKIYSSLSSTKQLTDPVVYKLVRVEGDGRLVPATDDEVMEVKGLLIDEKNKMRIVTDTGQPMGCISNEVSSSGMLLQLESSEGLSQSENTEVDPEKLHARLEYIEEMLQRVKEEERLRLSCGSADYSSAYVIIDSQCSDQHDKLPAIDEKLQCEIPLQETVPSLAPSLIESHLHQSGSIDKCLNSPKKPTEGGALTSTGVATSKPDFSKLKEEICLDNLSIKELHETFKATFGRETTVKDKQWLKRRITMGLTNSCDVSATTFIIKDNKLVKKGKEDCCDNGDGAFANDPPTGATINGSQQEAPITHGGQVEDQVVSDKRSRSVGDNSGSEDHHAEHRAVKRVRKPTKRYIEELSEVESKESSGKSNSKLKCSGLGQMSSKSHIGSVGNISSDGRTVVTRTDSLGGSGIQIPCVSRVRRSRPRKNFMALLEFNPSSMSVTAAQLKKALNAHNILLDNDESEKDRSPPAKFVGVTDKDIQISAIDAVGGHHKVLKLVDSTGASDDNVVTVPTSKGGIRRKHHRAWTLSEVMKLVEGVSRYGAGRWSEIKRLAFASYSYRTSVDLKDKWRNLLKASFSQIPSDKGLQFQFLNQFY from the exons ATGGAAACAGAGTTTGGAGTTGAGGGTAATGATGAACGGAAGTATGAAGAAGCTGGGTTTCGGAAAATTTACTCTTCTCTGTCTTCAACCAAGCAGCTCACTGATCCCGTTGTATACAAGCTTGTGCGG GTGGAAGGAGATGGGAGGTTAGTGCCTGCAACAGATGATGAAGTTATGGAGGTTAAGGGTCTGCTCATAGATGAAAAGAACAAAATGCGTATTGTTACAGACACTGGGCAGCCTATGGGGTGCATTTCCAATGAAGTATCTTCCTCTGGCATGCTGCTCCAGTTGGAAAGCTCAGAAG GTTTGTCACAATCTGAAAACACTGAAGTTGATCCAGAAAAATTACATGCACGGCTTGAG TACATTGAGGAGATGTTGCAAAGGGTGAAAGAGGAAGAGAGGCTCCGGTTATCATGTGGATCTGCTGATTATTCTTCTGCATATGTCATTATAGACAGCCAGTGTTCTGATCAGCATGATAAATTGCCTGCTATTGATGAGAAGCTCCAATGTGAAATTCCCTTGCAGGAGACTGTCCCTTCCTTGGCACCAAGTTTGATTGAAAGCCATTTGCATCAATCAGGGAGCATTGACAAGTGTTTAAATAGTCCAAAAAAACCGACAGAAGGTGGAGCTTTGACATCTACCGGTGTTGCTACTTCAAAACCTGATTTTTCCAAGTTAAAGGAGGAAATATGCTTAGACAATTTGTCAATTAAAGAACTACATGAAACTTTTAAAGCAACATTTGGGCGAGAAACTACTGTCAAGGACAAGCAGTGGCTTAAGAGAAGAATCACCATGGGACTAACTAATTCTTGTGATGTTTCAGCAACAACTTTCATAATTAAAGATAACAAATTAGTTAAGAAAGGCAAAGAAGACTGTTGTGATAATGGAGATGGCGCCTTTGCCAATGATCCTCCAACGGGGGCAACAATAAATGGCAGTCAGCAAGAGGCACCAATTACCCATGGTGGCCAAGTGGAAGATCAAGTTGTTTCTGACAAAAGAAGTCGTAGTGTAGGTGATAATTCTGGAAGTGAAGATCATCACGCAGAACATAGAGCTGTCAAACGAGTTCGGAAGCCTACAAAGCGGTACATTGAAGAACTTTCAGAAGTAGAATCCAAAGAGTCCAGTGGAAAATCAAATAGTAAACTAAAATGTTCTGGGCTTGGACAGATGTCCTCAAAATCTCACATTGGATCTGTTGGAAATATCTCTTCAGATGGGAGAACTGTTGTGACAAGGACAGATTCCCTTGGAGGATCTGGGATTCAGATTCCATGTGTTTCTCGAGTTCGAAGAAGCCGTCCACGGAAAAATTTCATGGCTCTTCTG GAGTTCAATCCAAGTAGCATGAGCGTGACAGCTGCACAGTTAAAGAAGGCACTCAATGCACATAATATTCTACTAGATAATGATGAGAGTGAGAAAGATCGATCTCCCCCTGCCAAG TTTGTAGGTGTAACAGACAAAGATATACAGATCTCAGCAATAGATGCAGTTGGGGGCCATCATAAGGTGCTGAAACTAGTGGATTCAACTGGGGCTTCAGATGATAATGTAGTCACGGTGCCTACATCCAAAGGTGGAATTAGAAGGAAGCATCATCGAGCTTGGACACTCTCTGAGGTTATGAAGCTAGTTGAGGGTGTATCTAGGTATGGGGCTGGAAGGTGGTCTGAGATCAAGCGACTTGCATTTGCATCCTATTCGTATCGCACCTCTGTTGATCTGAAG GATAAATGGAGGAATCTGCTGAAAGCTAGCTTTTCACAGATACCTTCGGATAAAGGG CTTCAGTTCCAATTCCTGAACCAATTTTATTGA